From one Gadus morhua chromosome 8, gadMor3.0, whole genome shotgun sequence genomic stretch:
- the ccr9a gene encoding C-C chemokine receptor type 9a, whose translation MTSTAEMSTDWAIQDSSTLDYTSMVTSTMDYGSITPTDDDYDFSEFYCDRFAARAFRAQYEPPLYWTIAVVGGLGNLMVVWTFLHLRQRLKTMTDVYLLNLAVADLLFLGTLPLWATEAAQGWNFGLGLCRVNSALYKINLFSSTMLLTCISADRYVVIVKTTSAQNSKSQRLCYSKLVCGAVWLLALVLALPEFIFSNIKDYEETKYCRMVFPGGNGNRTKVLVLAIQIIMGFCLPFLIMVFCYSMIVYTLLKARNFGKHKAMRVILVVVAVFVLSKLPYNCSLMLEATLANNVTMANCDQIKRLDIAGQLLKSLAYVHACINPFLYAFVGVRFQKDMVRVLQAYRCWPSTRPLSNLSNKAPLSRASMLSDPDNTHTLSL comes from the exons ATGACATCAACTGCTGAAATGAGCACCGATTGGGCGATCCAG GATTCCTCTACTCTGGACTATACGTCCATGGTGACATCAACCATGGACTATGGCTCCATCACTCCAACAGACGACGACTATGATTTCTCAGAGTTCTACTGTGACCGCTTTGCCGCCAGAGCCTTTAGAGCCCAGTATGAACCCCCCCTCTACTGGACCATCGCCGTGGTGGGTGGGCTTGGCAACCTGATGGTGGTGTGGACCTTCCTTCACCTCCGCCAGCGTCTGAAGACCATGACGGACGTGTACCTACTGAATCTGGCTGTGGCCGACCTGCTCTTCCTGGGCACGCTGCCCCTCTGGGCGACAGAGGCTGCCCAGGGTTGGAACTTCGGTCTGGGCCTCTGCAGGGTCAACTCGGCCCTGTACAAGATCAACCTGTTCAGCAGCACAATGCTGCTCACCTGCATCAGCGCAGACCGCTATGTGGTGATCGTGAAGACCACCAGCGCACAGAACTCCAAAAGCCAGCGGCTCTGCTACAGCAAGCTGGTTTGCGGTGCTGTgtggctgctggctctggtcCTGGCCCTCCCAGAGTTTATCTTCTCCAACATCAAGGATTATGAGGAGACAAAGTACTGCAGGATGGTGTTCCCTGGAGGGAATGGGAACAGAACCAAGGTCCTGGTACTGGCTATTCAGATTATTATGGGTTTCTGCCTGCCCTTCCTCATCATGGTGTTCTGTTACTCCATGATCGTCTACACTCTTCTGAAGGCCCGCAACTTTGGCAAGCACAAGGCCATGCGCGTCATCcttgtggtggtggcggtgtttgTTCTCTCCAAGCTGCCGTACAACTGCAGCCTGATGCTGGAGGCCACACTGGCCAACAACGTGACCATGGCCAACTGCGACCAGATCAAGCGCCTTGACATCGCGGGGCAGTTGCTGAAGAGCCTGGcctatgtgcatgcgtgcatcaATCCCTTCCTCTACGCCTTTGTGGGGGTGCGGTTCCAGAAGGACATGGTGAGGGTTCTCCAGGCGTACCGGTGTTGGCCGTCCACGCGTCCACTCAGTAACCTCAGCAATAAAGCCCCTCTGTCGCGGGCCTCCATGCTATCGGACCCGGACAACACCCACACTCTGTCGCTTTAA
- the tmub1 gene encoding transmembrane and ubiquitin-like domain-containing protein 1, producing the protein MALIEGVGDEVTLLFGLLLVLMVLVLAWASTHTAETAESIFSPPTAASASSSLEQHATLAASTTTTTTTVSSDAGSQTLAPPPGEEGKTDGVEGERSAGGGNGGEGGAADAAGEGEEAGEDGGERSALGDGLRRREAVAPQETGGGGQGQRNMVVRLKFLNDTERLAQVEPQDTIGYIKRTYFAGQEHQVRLIYQGQLLQNDAQDAGLPQLAHNCVLHCHISQHAARSTPVGAPPTHQVQVALNVGSLMVPLFLLMLSVLWYCQIQYRHFFTAPATASLVGVTIFFSLVAFSVYRR; encoded by the exons ATGGCGCTCATCGAGGGGGTGGGAGATGAGGTCACCCTGCTGTTTGGGCTCCTGCTGGTCCTGATGGTGCTGGTCCTGGCCTGGGCCTCCACCCACACCGCTGAAACCGCAGAGAGCATCTTCAGCCCCCCCACCGCTGCCAGCGCCAGCTCCTCTCTGGAACAGCACGCCACCCTCgccgccagcaccaccaccaccaccaccaccgtctccTCCGACGCCGGCTCACAGACTCTGGCCCCGCCTCCCGGAGAGGAGGGCAAGACGGACggcgtggagggggagaggagtgcGGGAGGGGGaaatggtggagaaggaggagcagcagatgccgccggagagggggaggaggcgggggaggacgGAGGAGAAAGGAGCGCGTTGGGAGACGGGCTGAGGCGCAGAGAGGCGGTCGCCCCACAAGAAACAGGCGGGGGGGGCCAAGGGCAGAGGAACATGGTGGTCCGCCTGAAGTTCCTCAACGACACGGAGAGGCTGGCCCAAGTTGAGCCCCAGGACACCATCGGATACATCAAACG gACGTACTTCGCGGGCCAGGAGCACCAGGTGCGGCTCATCTACCAGGGCCAGCTGCTGCAGAACGACGCCCAGGACGCTGGCCTCCCTCAACTGGCCCACAACTGCGTGCTCCACTGCCACATCTCCCAGCATGCAGCGCGCAGCACGCCGGTGGgagcccctcccacccaccaaGTTCAGGTGGCGCTCAACGTGGGCAGCCTGATGGTGCCCCTGTTCCTGCTCATGCTGTCGGTGCTGTGGTACTGCCAGATCCAGTACCGGCACTTCTTCACCGCGCCCGCCACCGCCTCCCTGGTGGGCGTCACCATCTTCTTCAGCCTGGTGGCCTTCAGCGTCTACCGCCGCTGA